The following proteins are co-located in the Dehalococcoides mccartyi 195 genome:
- a CDS encoding DUF2341 domain-containing protein, whose translation MLRRLVKFISVIVLLAGLIIQPAASVTAADQLTVHFERIYESPVSVTFRVTITNEGKALPDLPLEVLFDGLNVSDLSRLTITELTINEYQVSYPTQFETIEESYTATGKLVLSIDASGQTLYQDVSLPVMDKSGNLVSSGGEIIKSGAYDRIDQKTGTVYWFTDIPVAWQTSTIQEIIPIELADWTAKSKSLKDNKLKTSISLPEKSLEKNPKGDTGWGSGTRVWDVTLSLPLLTTDSGWGSQGLMKWDLAGTIYYDDTNSSWWNNNWLYRRFIALDMTTISETLTNFPVYIKLDSTNFDFSRAQDNGEDIRFTDGVSNLDYEIVSWDSVSETAEIYVKNPVQLANVATDGIYMYYGNKAVSDGQNPAGVWSNGYVAVYHMSDASSTLINSSVGSLPGTKSGDMAAQTAGLLGYAQYFDGINDQIIVAYNAILDITSGSVEAIILPDSAGTDGYIFAKGNPALGYYCNTRYIGSINRIEWAGPSAVQSNNVFTDTDWTYISFTCNGRAISFYHNGTAAGSQTLSSDPDTNTDGLYIGNRMGGSSGSTYFDGLIDELRISGVVRSAAWLAATNLNLMSPDTFLIFGTEEGKPADPANLSADISGNNIELTWVKGDLSLSTVIVRGSLHYPESPDDGLVVYDGPAESFTDTGAAGELSTHYYRAWGYSGWGYSDGYSQDRTEGIMIGVIITLGLIAIAYIKRDIIMTIIAGISLLLLGYGIIDPDIGGNAIIQALPIILMSVYMIIRAAIYATNRREV comes from the coding sequence ATGCTGCGGCGGTTAGTTAAATTTATATCTGTTATAGTCCTGCTGGCTGGCCTGATTATTCAGCCGGCTGCTTCGGTAACAGCAGCTGACCAGCTGACCGTCCACTTCGAGCGTATCTACGAAAGCCCGGTCAGTGTGACCTTCCGTGTCACTATCACCAATGAGGGTAAAGCCCTGCCCGACCTGCCGCTTGAAGTCCTATTTGACGGATTGAATGTCTCAGACCTATCTCGTCTTACTATTACAGAGCTGACCATAAATGAATATCAGGTCAGTTACCCTACCCAGTTTGAAACTATTGAAGAGAGTTATACTGCTACCGGTAAATTGGTACTCAGTATAGATGCCAGCGGCCAGACCCTATACCAGGATGTTTCACTTCCGGTTATGGATAAATCAGGTAACCTGGTTTCATCCGGAGGGGAAATTATCAAATCAGGTGCCTATGATAGGATAGATCAGAAAACAGGTACGGTGTACTGGTTTACGGATATCCCGGTTGCCTGGCAAACCAGTACTATACAGGAGATTATCCCTATAGAATTGGCTGACTGGACAGCAAAATCCAAGTCTCTTAAGGACAATAAACTTAAGACCTCTATATCTTTACCTGAAAAGAGCCTGGAAAAGAACCCTAAAGGTGATACCGGCTGGGGCAGCGGTACCCGGGTATGGGACGTCACCTTATCTCTTCCCCTGCTGACTACTGATAGCGGATGGGGCAGTCAGGGACTGATGAAATGGGATTTAGCCGGCACAATCTACTATGATGATACTAACTCCAGCTGGTGGAATAATAACTGGCTGTACCGCCGTTTTATCGCCCTGGATATGACCACAATCTCCGAAACTCTGACCAATTTCCCGGTGTATATCAAACTGGATTCCACCAATTTTGATTTTAGCCGGGCACAGGATAATGGAGAGGATATCCGTTTTACAGATGGGGTGAGTAACCTGGATTATGAGATTGTCAGCTGGGATTCTGTATCTGAAACAGCTGAGATTTATGTCAAGAATCCTGTTCAGCTGGCCAATGTGGCTACTGATGGCATATATATGTACTACGGGAATAAGGCCGTCAGTGATGGACAGAATCCCGCCGGTGTCTGGTCAAACGGATATGTGGCTGTGTACCATATGTCTGATGCCAGCTCTACCCTAATAAATAGCTCCGTAGGCAGCCTGCCAGGTACTAAATCCGGCGATATGGCCGCACAAACCGCCGGACTGCTGGGGTATGCCCAGTACTTTGACGGAATAAATGACCAGATAATCGTTGCCTATAATGCCATTCTGGATATTACCAGCGGCAGCGTAGAAGCGATTATCCTGCCTGACAGCGCCGGTACAGACGGCTATATCTTTGCTAAGGGCAACCCTGCCCTGGGCTACTACTGCAATACCCGCTATATTGGCAGCATAAACCGGATAGAATGGGCGGGACCATCAGCTGTCCAGAGTAATAATGTTTTTACCGATACTGACTGGACATATATTTCGTTTACCTGCAATGGCCGGGCTATCAGCTTCTACCATAACGGCACTGCCGCCGGATCACAGACCCTGAGCTCTGACCCGGACACTAATACTGACGGGTTATATATTGGCAACCGGATGGGCGGCAGCAGCGGCAGCACCTATTTTGACGGTCTGATTGATGAACTGCGTATCTCGGGTGTTGTCCGCTCGGCTGCCTGGTTGGCTGCTACTAATTTAAACCTTATGTCTCCGGATACTTTCCTCATTTTCGGCACAGAAGAGGGAAAGCCGGCAGATCCGGCTAACCTCTCAGCTGATATCTCAGGAAATAATATTGAACTGACCTGGGTAAAAGGTGACCTGTCCCTGTCTACGGTCATTGTACGGGGCAGTCTGCATTATCCGGAATCACCAGATGATGGCCTGGTAGTATATGACGGCCCGGCTGAAAGCTTCACCGATACCGGTGCTGCCGGAGAACTAAGCACTCACTACTACAGAGCCTGGGGATATTCCGGCTGGGGATATTCGGACGGATACAGCCAGGACAGAACGGAGGGAATCATGATTGGAGTTATCATTACCCTGGGACTGATAGCTATTGCCTATATAAAGCGGGATATCATTATGACTATTATCGCCGGGATATCCCTGCTGCTCTTAGGCTACGGCATTATAGATCCGGATATTGGCGGAAATGCCATTATACAGGCTCTGCCTATTATCCTGATGAGTGTTTACATGATAATCCGGGCAGCCATCTACGCTACTAACAGAAGAGAGGTATGA
- a CDS encoding metallophosphoesterase, with protein MSILYDPSNPVSGSSSRAKLIENVSGRDAVIIKAAEKQRNGQAIQKNTTGQSDVSVKVANDIWTITAPGGLKYEINTKNAEGDVAQYINNFLVNAQAPDNIIQGAAEQVPVIKSSGRAITVESEAAGSSKGVAEQEPKVGDKKFTAITEESLAAGSGKTYTYEPVNDSDAGTDNSSDTTGTDNNVKVTVDNSTAWTFTTPNGTVYTVPMAGLAWSDPAKMHEYITEYLASIGAPANVILAAVERTPDVLQNAQLRTDDIDELKNTLAGMDKSTATAKALAAFIDAKGFSSLSPEEQFKKAIEYGLIPADSVYVPPDSGYNVGQNAPPGMPDDVAVSLGLLPSNEQIEYNAPNFDWAYMPKNEADKYFAELKEIVGYDVSSDNLKQAMREANEIVTRQNLQASSKSISDAVLENIAKQKLSGQLRMADLLGMKPSDIYNKDGSLNSARIATILGGQPSDYKTIDDVLRKSADQDSGLARDIIKEIFTFGQAQTKTFNRDDLSKEYDKAAWQAGIKGMEMAESKEEFITRIIKQQNTGEVLKDFTIYMIPIVGTLYSIGKGDSGGQIALSAAIDVATFIPFIGQAAAIARAGARPAAALGKAILAEVKAPLTSVLHPLATAKVALSPFETMIMPRKIPLSSAELSFHTVRLPVVDVGGKKALAMALRDEITKKAIAGKTAKATKEGVTAEIQTTALNKTIAPAVISATPDVRPFLDGLTVGVVKDDVKGAASVGKGRDLFVSPSLHTKFSMSTAAGVSGSKGALKGAIIIRDPELLSKLKISGKTWAGTAEIEMRLPAGTVLPKPDQLLYSRDAYGDLLHILVINGKASPLTQTEINQMKIIGSADTLKNIFNPGTKAKVSKKAGKTTPYDELVEAQKNVTQIKKQLEQLKKTGRISPLSEGTYALGDLHGKYNQVMHTLTREGFVDEAGNWIAKDTTLVQAGDIVDRGYGGTKLINKMQVLDAQASKMGSRITTLMGNHDIVFGAVARELKTLPPELLSQAGKVRSKELLGKYAEYFRSTGNETSAKLMELFADGRGHVAEALSADSKTLEWLKDRPAMYVKDGVLYVHADSPNVYMQLLKEAKIKGFKGSNLEIVNKYTKELAKTTEGSKHFYDLMVKNRYQMTKESAMEMLKTFDAERLVHGHTPQGGRITSKYDGLVTNIDSGSGTNGVSKIHHIGEQNIKLVRNKARAITRAEMEAEYARAMEEFRMRDMAVRRGYTVPYTVGGFVGKAVAISARPQQSSRRIATSKEARATSELRRPIPNNRRIDTLPRRGGTGIRVTDNLSRYTNTSQRISTSATRVPSEGRVNPPETRVNPPVSNPPPRPPIGTYTPKEPDKKRQVTTEITRPKLKNGDVAWRQGALGSGGDQRPVWYIKRADGHVEIVFQPPEDAPRLEGTPEETFFTRGKKPPTNLTQEMGVTTAKIDIERNPEIRFVQAKAPKIKQSIPRHIRRSIGM; from the coding sequence ATGTCCATATTATATGATCCTTCAAATCCTGTAAGCGGGTCTTCCAGCCGGGCAAAACTGATTGAAAATGTCTCAGGCCGTGATGCAGTTATTATCAAAGCGGCCGAAAAACAGCGCAATGGACAGGCTATCCAAAAAAACACTACCGGTCAGTCTGATGTATCGGTCAAAGTAGCTAATGATATCTGGACTATAACCGCTCCCGGCGGGTTAAAGTACGAAATCAATACCAAGAACGCGGAAGGAGATGTTGCCCAGTATATAAATAACTTTCTGGTCAACGCTCAGGCTCCGGATAATATTATCCAGGGCGCGGCGGAGCAAGTCCCCGTGATAAAATCCAGTGGCAGAGCTATAACAGTAGAGAGTGAAGCGGCAGGCAGCAGCAAAGGAGTAGCTGAGCAAGAACCTAAAGTAGGAGATAAGAAATTCACTGCCATAACTGAAGAGAGTTTAGCGGCCGGCAGTGGCAAAACGTACACATATGAGCCGGTAAATGATTCTGATGCCGGCACCGATAACAGCTCTGATACCACAGGTACCGATAACAATGTTAAGGTCACAGTGGATAATTCTACCGCTTGGACGTTTACTACCCCCAATGGCACAGTCTACACCGTGCCTATGGCGGGCTTAGCCTGGTCAGACCCCGCCAAAATGCACGAATATATAACAGAGTACCTCGCCAGCATCGGCGCGCCCGCAAATGTCATCCTAGCGGCTGTGGAAAGAACACCAGATGTACTTCAAAATGCCCAGCTCCGGACTGATGATATAGACGAGCTCAAAAATACCCTGGCCGGCATGGATAAATCTACCGCCACCGCTAAGGCTCTGGCAGCTTTTATTGATGCCAAGGGTTTTTCATCCCTTTCGCCTGAAGAGCAGTTTAAAAAGGCGATTGAATACGGTTTGATACCGGCTGATTCGGTCTATGTACCGCCTGATTCCGGATATAACGTAGGCCAAAACGCACCGCCCGGAATGCCTGATGACGTGGCTGTAAGCCTGGGGCTACTGCCATCAAATGAACAGATTGAATATAACGCCCCCAATTTTGACTGGGCGTATATGCCCAAAAATGAAGCTGATAAGTATTTTGCTGAACTTAAAGAGATTGTGGGTTATGATGTTAGCTCTGATAACCTCAAACAAGCTATGCGTGAAGCAAATGAAATTGTAACCAGGCAGAACCTACAGGCCAGCTCAAAGTCTATATCAGACGCGGTACTGGAAAATATTGCGAAGCAGAAACTATCCGGGCAACTAAGAATGGCTGACCTGTTAGGTATGAAACCGTCTGATATCTATAACAAAGACGGCAGCCTGAATTCTGCCAGAATAGCTACAATTCTAGGTGGCCAACCCAGTGACTACAAGACGATTGATGACGTCCTCAGAAAATCAGCAGACCAGGATTCAGGATTAGCCCGTGATATTATTAAAGAGATCTTTACCTTTGGGCAAGCCCAAACCAAGACATTCAACAGAGATGATCTATCCAAAGAATACGATAAGGCCGCCTGGCAAGCCGGAATCAAAGGCATGGAAATGGCCGAGAGTAAAGAGGAATTCATTACCCGGATAATCAAGCAGCAAAACACCGGGGAAGTTCTCAAAGATTTTACGATCTATATGATTCCCATAGTCGGCACATTGTATTCAATCGGTAAGGGCGATTCCGGCGGTCAAATAGCCCTGTCAGCTGCTATTGATGTGGCTACCTTTATCCCATTTATCGGACAAGCAGCTGCAATAGCCAGAGCTGGAGCTAGACCCGCCGCGGCATTGGGTAAAGCAATATTGGCAGAAGTTAAAGCGCCTCTGACCAGTGTCCTACACCCATTGGCAACTGCTAAGGTGGCTCTATCCCCGTTTGAAACCATGATTATGCCCCGTAAGATCCCTCTAAGCTCAGCTGAATTGAGCTTCCATACCGTCCGTCTGCCCGTTGTTGATGTCGGCGGTAAAAAAGCGCTTGCAATGGCCCTACGGGATGAAATAACTAAAAAGGCCATCGCGGGTAAAACAGCCAAAGCTACAAAAGAGGGTGTAACAGCGGAAATACAAACAACCGCTCTGAACAAAACCATAGCTCCGGCCGTAATCAGCGCTACTCCGGATGTCCGCCCCTTTTTAGACGGCCTGACTGTGGGCGTAGTCAAGGATGATGTAAAAGGAGCTGCTTCTGTAGGTAAAGGTAGAGATTTATTTGTATCTCCTTCTTTGCATACCAAGTTTTCTATGTCTACAGCCGCTGGCGTTTCAGGTTCTAAAGGCGCTCTCAAAGGCGCAATTATTATCAGAGACCCGGAATTACTTTCAAAGCTGAAAATCTCCGGCAAAACATGGGCCGGCACAGCCGAAATAGAGATGCGTCTGCCCGCCGGTACGGTATTGCCAAAACCAGACCAGCTTTTATATTCCCGTGATGCTTATGGAGATCTCTTACATATACTGGTAATTAACGGCAAGGCCTCTCCGCTTACGCAGACAGAAATAAACCAGATGAAGATTATCGGTTCAGCTGATACTCTAAAGAATATATTTAATCCGGGTACAAAAGCCAAGGTCAGCAAAAAAGCAGGTAAAACTACTCCTTACGATGAGTTAGTTGAAGCTCAAAAAAATGTAACTCAGATCAAAAAGCAGCTGGAACAGCTTAAGAAGACAGGTCGAATCAGCCCTCTATCAGAAGGAACATACGCCCTGGGTGATTTGCACGGCAAATATAACCAGGTAATGCATACGCTCACCAGAGAAGGCTTCGTAGATGAGGCCGGCAACTGGATAGCCAAAGATACAACCCTTGTACAGGCCGGTGATATTGTAGACCGAGGTTATGGCGGCACTAAACTGATTAATAAGATGCAGGTTCTTGACGCACAGGCTAGTAAAATGGGCAGCCGTATAACTACTCTCATGGGTAACCATGATATAGTATTCGGAGCAGTAGCAAGAGAGCTGAAAACTCTGCCTCCGGAACTGCTTAGCCAGGCAGGCAAGGTACGTTCGAAAGAGTTGCTTGGTAAATACGCCGAATATTTTAGAAGTACAGGTAATGAAACTTCAGCTAAATTAATGGAACTCTTTGCTGATGGCCGCGGGCATGTGGCTGAGGCCTTATCAGCTGATAGTAAAACTCTGGAATGGCTCAAAGATCGCCCTGCAATGTACGTAAAGGATGGGGTTCTATATGTCCATGCAGATAGCCCTAATGTATATATGCAGCTCTTAAAAGAAGCTAAAATCAAAGGGTTTAAAGGCAGCAATCTTGAGATCGTAAACAAATACACTAAAGAACTGGCTAAGACCACCGAAGGATCTAAGCATTTTTATGACTTGATGGTCAAAAACCGCTATCAGATGACTAAAGAATCAGCAATGGAAATGCTGAAAACATTTGATGCTGAAAGACTCGTTCATGGGCATACACCTCAAGGTGGCCGCATAACTTCCAAGTATGACGGATTAGTGACGAATATTGACTCAGGATCCGGTACCAACGGCGTATCCAAAATACATCATATAGGTGAACAGAATATCAAATTAGTTCGTAATAAAGCCCGGGCTATAACACGCGCCGAGATGGAAGCTGAATATGCTCGTGCTATGGAAGAATTCAGGATGCGGGACATGGCCGTCAGACGTGGCTATACGGTGCCTTATACAGTAGGAGGTTTCGTAGGGAAAGCTGTAGCAATATCGGCACGCCCTCAACAATCGAGCCGCAGGATAGCTACATCAAAAGAAGCCCGTGCAACATCTGAGCTAAGACGCCCTATACCAAATAATAGAAGAATAGATACCCTCCCTCGCCGCGGTGGAACTGGTATAAGGGTCACTGATAATCTATCGCGTTATACTAATACCAGCCAGCGAATAAGTACCTCTGCAACCAGGGTGCCCAGTGAAGGGCGTGTAAATCCTCCTGAGACAAGAGTTAATCCTCCTGTCAGTAATCCGCCGCCACGTCCCCCAATAGGTACTTATACGCCAAAAGAGCCTGATAAAAAAAGGCAAGTGACTACTGAAATAACACGCCCTAAACTGAAAAACGGAGATGTAGCATGGAGACAGGGGGCTTTGGGCAGTGGTGGCGATCAGCGCCCGGTCTGGTATATAAAACGTGCTGATGGTCATGTTGAAATAGTATTCCAACCGCCTGAAGATGCCCCCAGGCTTGAAGGTACTCCGGAAGAAACATTCTTTACTCGTGGCAAAAAGCCACCCACTAATCTTACTCAGGAAATGGGTGTTACCACTGCTAAAATTGATATTGAACGTAATCCGGAGATAAGGTTTGTTCAGGCAAAAGCACCAAAGATTAAGCAGAGTATTCCCAGGCATATTCGCCGCTCAATTGGTATGTGA
- a CDS encoding tyrosine-type recombinase/integrase produces the protein MKDTLIAPQAHDRTIRKLDTLIVSTGLRRHLEAFLLACRVEDLSRRTIFDYRQKIGQIIDYMVALGLTDPKEVTASHIRGFLLTKQETCQPVSVHGYYRSIKVFFNWLTREGVISFSPMAPIRPPKVPKKIIRPYYPDELRSLLLACEGRGILSLRDRAIMLVLIDNGIRLGELANINISDIDVDRETISVWGKGRKQRVVGISKRTQMAVYKYLHARVDNNPSLWVTTDSKTLTPKGIYLAIHRLGERAGLKDVRNSPHTFRHTAATLSIKNGGDLFQVQSMLGHTTLAMTRRYAASLQSEAAAEAHKKFSPVDNLKL, from the coding sequence GTGAAAGATACCCTGATTGCACCCCAAGCTCACGATAGAACTATACGTAAACTTGATACCCTGATTGTATCCACTGGTCTTAGACGTCACCTTGAAGCATTTCTTTTGGCATGCCGTGTTGAAGATTTATCCCGCAGGACTATTTTTGATTATCGGCAGAAGATTGGTCAGATAATCGATTACATGGTAGCTCTTGGTCTTACAGATCCAAAAGAAGTTACTGCCTCACATATAAGAGGATTTTTACTTACCAAACAGGAAACTTGTCAGCCGGTAAGTGTCCACGGTTATTATCGCTCTATTAAAGTTTTTTTCAATTGGCTAACACGAGAAGGTGTTATCAGTTTTAGCCCGATGGCTCCTATCCGTCCGCCAAAAGTTCCCAAAAAAATAATTCGGCCTTACTATCCGGATGAACTAAGGTCGTTGCTTTTAGCGTGTGAAGGGCGAGGTATTTTGAGTTTACGTGACCGGGCTATTATGCTGGTGTTAATTGATAATGGGATTAGGTTAGGGGAGCTTGCGAACATCAATATTTCAGATATTGATGTAGATAGAGAAACAATCAGCGTCTGGGGTAAGGGACGTAAACAGCGTGTTGTGGGAATTTCTAAACGCACCCAGATGGCAGTTTATAAATATCTACATGCCCGAGTTGATAATAATCCGTCTCTTTGGGTTACTACTGACAGTAAGACTCTCACGCCTAAAGGTATATATTTGGCTATTCATAGATTAGGCGAAAGAGCCGGGCTGAAGGATGTCCGTAACTCGCCGCATACCTTTCGCCATACGGCCGCGACATTGTCGATAAAGAATGGCGGGGATTTATTCCAAGTGCAATCAATGCTTGGACATACTACATTGGCCATGACCAGACGTTATGCGGCTTCGTTACAATCAGAAGCAGCAGCTGAAGCGCATAAGAAGTTTAGCCCGGTTGATAATCTAAAGCTGTAA
- a CDS encoding helix-turn-helix transcriptional regulator has translation MASWTFLTNHALVLSFLARHSRITAREIAENIHITERAVRKIIADLEAEGYIAKKKEGRGIKYRINPDLSLRHESYQEIIIGDFLEGLGWKRRKRKPVAEANVITAEAPAK, from the coding sequence ATGGCTAGCTGGACTTTTCTCACGAACCACGCACTGGTGCTAAGCTTTTTAGCCAGACATTCACGTATCACCGCCCGTGAAATTGCTGAAAATATACATATTACCGAACGGGCTGTCAGGAAAATTATTGCCGACCTTGAGGCCGAGGGCTACATTGCCAAGAAAAAAGAAGGGCGCGGCATAAAATACCGCATCAACCCGGATTTATCTTTACGCCATGAATCATATCAGGAAATAATTATCGGTGATTTTCTGGAAGGTCTGGGCTGGAAACGCCGCAAGCGTAAACCTGTAGCTGAAGCCAATGTTATTACGGCTGAAGCACCTGCCAAGTAG
- a CDS encoding ArsB/NhaD family transporter, producing MLWLALSIFVTTILLVVFKPRPFNEAGAICFGVFLMLVLGLIPLSSIGQTLATNLNILFFFLGLMLVSYFAELSGFFDSAANLALKLSNGSSWRLLGLVFALGIVITMFMSNDATALLLTPVIFMLVQRYGLKPLPYVFACAFVANAASFIFPFSNPVNLLAVDKFGLSLSEYLGFMLIPALLAITIMIVIFYFIFRRDLKAGFSLVTAKAVVANNFSRSVRLALVFLAIGCLLTSFMGWPLAIPLMLTAFILMGITLFYKKMDFGHLRQSVSWSILPFVLGLAFMVNGLENAGITSALGNWLSGTMAGDNQLETGLITSFGTAIGSNLINNWPMMMVSVSSLSAITDISGGNAWLVYQAILGADLGPNLLIMGSLSTMLWLMLLRKRGLIIKPLDYTRLGLIITPPSLLVSTFAIFQLGKLSN from the coding sequence ATGCTCTGGTTGGCTTTATCTATATTCGTTACCACCATTCTGTTAGTGGTATTTAAACCTCGGCCGTTTAACGAAGCCGGGGCTATTTGTTTTGGGGTCTTTTTAATGCTTGTGCTGGGGCTGATTCCCCTGTCAAGTATCGGGCAGACTTTAGCTACCAACCTGAACATTTTATTTTTCTTCCTCGGGCTCATGCTGGTTAGTTATTTCGCAGAGTTGTCCGGTTTTTTTGATTCGGCCGCTAACTTGGCTCTGAAGCTTTCAAACGGCAGCTCTTGGCGGCTGCTGGGGCTGGTTTTTGCACTGGGTATTGTTATCACTATGTTTATGTCAAATGATGCCACTGCCCTGCTCTTAACCCCGGTAATTTTTATGCTTGTCCAGCGCTACGGGCTGAAGCCTTTGCCATATGTATTTGCCTGCGCTTTTGTGGCTAACGCAGCCTCATTTATCTTCCCTTTTTCCAATCCGGTAAATCTACTGGCGGTAGATAAATTCGGCCTTAGCCTAAGTGAATATCTGGGATTTATGTTAATCCCAGCCCTGCTTGCTATTACCATTATGATAGTCATATTTTACTTTATTTTCCGCCGTGACCTTAAAGCGGGGTTTTCACTGGTAACGGCTAAGGCGGTTGTAGCAAATAATTTTTCTCGCTCGGTCAGGCTGGCATTGGTTTTTCTGGCAATAGGCTGCCTTTTAACTTCGTTTATGGGGTGGCCACTGGCAATCCCTCTTATGCTGACTGCATTTATTCTGATGGGCATAACCCTATTCTATAAAAAAATGGATTTCGGGCATCTTCGGCAGTCTGTTTCATGGTCAATACTGCCCTTTGTACTGGGATTGGCTTTTATGGTAAACGGATTGGAAAATGCCGGAATTACTTCGGCACTGGGGAATTGGCTTTCCGGCACTATGGCCGGCGACAACCAGCTGGAAACAGGGCTAATTACCTCTTTCGGGACAGCTATCGGTTCTAACCTTATAAATAACTGGCCGATGATGATGGTCTCAGTATCCAGTTTATCCGCCATAACTGATATCAGCGGCGGCAATGCATGGCTGGTGTATCAGGCTATTTTGGGCGCAGATTTGGGGCCTAATCTGCTGATAATGGGTTCTCTGTCCACCATGCTCTGGCTTATGCTCCTGCGGAAACGGGGGCTGATAATAAAGCCCCTGGATTATACCAGACTGGGTCTTATTATAACCCCGCCGTCTCTGTTGGTATCTACATTTGCCATATTTCAATTAGGAAAACTGAGTAATTAA
- a CDS encoding MFS transporter: protein MKNITRQSLDNSIKDGAAYSAMLGLTQDYVTPFALALKASVPQIGILSALPNLSIAFSQLFAPFLSEKAKSRKAFVLKAVLLQAVCFIPAFILPVLFSDYGVWWLILWYTLGTMFGSLGNPAWSSLMADLVPGPIRGRFFGYRGMIAGIMTLAFSLLSGLLLQISANTLFLGFGLIFFGASLARFISSFFLNKMEDPQAKTPVKDNVSMKALLKGLNTTPMGKFISYSALINFSTYIAAPFFAVYMLRELGFDYLTYIIVISSASIANFVFMKVWGRVCDICGTVKILKLCSIFVPIVPLLWMFSHNTYYLIGVQALSGIVWSGFLLSGTNYIFESSNRRNRMRGFALYTGGNSLGIALGSLVGGLLVSILPQINGYHMLSLFLVSVIARAAVIGLLINGIKELKPVNTSIYQLFISGCKLDVLALRLKAVFQAIPQLPRLFRQPLRSGMVIRIFQLIIRF from the coding sequence ATGAAAAATATCACTCGCCAGAGTTTAGATAACAGCATCAAAGACGGAGCGGCCTATTCAGCCATGCTGGGGCTGACCCAGGATTATGTAACACCTTTTGCATTGGCACTAAAGGCATCCGTACCCCAGATAGGCATACTTTCAGCACTACCCAACCTATCCATTGCTTTTTCACAGCTGTTTGCCCCGTTCCTGTCCGAGAAGGCCAAAAGCCGCAAAGCCTTTGTGCTTAAGGCCGTATTGCTGCAAGCGGTATGTTTTATACCGGCGTTCATTCTGCCTGTTCTTTTCAGTGACTACGGGGTGTGGTGGCTGATACTCTGGTACACTTTGGGGACTATGTTCGGCTCACTGGGTAATCCGGCCTGGTCAAGCCTGATGGCAGACCTTGTCCCCGGCCCTATCCGCGGGCGTTTTTTCGGCTACCGCGGCATGATAGCCGGCATTATGACTCTGGCTTTTTCACTTTTGAGCGGGCTGCTGCTCCAGATAAGCGCAAATACCCTCTTTTTGGGTTTTGGCCTTATATTTTTCGGTGCCAGCTTAGCCCGTTTTATTTCAAGCTTCTTTTTAAACAAGATGGAAGACCCTCAGGCTAAAACCCCGGTCAAAGACAATGTCAGCATGAAAGCCCTGTTAAAGGGTCTAAACACAACCCCCATGGGCAAATTCATATCTTACTCAGCCCTAATAAACTTCAGCACTTATATTGCCGCACCGTTTTTTGCGGTCTACATGCTGCGTGAGCTTGGCTTCGACTATCTGACATATATAATAGTAATATCCTCAGCCTCAATAGCCAATTTTGTGTTTATGAAGGTTTGGGGGCGGGTTTGTGATATCTGCGGCACGGTAAAGATACTTAAGCTCTGCAGCATATTTGTACCGATAGTACCGCTTTTATGGATGTTTAGCCATAATACATATTACCTGATAGGTGTTCAGGCACTTTCAGGCATTGTCTGGTCAGGTTTCCTGCTGTCAGGCACAAATTATATCTTTGAAAGTTCCAACCGCCGTAACCGGATGCGCGGTTTTGCCCTTTACACCGGGGGAAACAGTCTGGGTATTGCGCTGGGTTCACTTGTCGGCGGTTTATTGGTTAGCATACTGCCCCAGATTAACGGCTACCATATGCTAAGCCTGTTTTTAGTATCTGTAATAGCCAGGGCAGCAGTAATAGGTCTGCTGATAAACGGAATAAAAGAGCTTAAACCGGTAAATACCTCTATATATCAGTTGTTTATATCCGGGTGCAAACTGGACGTACTGGCTCTTAGATTAAAAGCTGTGTTTCAGGCAATACCCCAGCTGCCGCGTCTTTTCCGCCAGCCTCTCCGCTCCGGAATGGTAATCCGCATATTCCAGCTTATCATCCGTTTTTAA